From the Kribbella sp. CA-293567 genome, the window GCCTCTTCCTTGTATTTCGTGAACGCGGCATCCGCGGCGGCCCGATCGATCCGGCCCGACGGGCGCCTCGGCAGATCGTCGACGGGCAGCCCGCCCGACTCGGCCAGCTCCCCCGCCAGCAGTTCGGTCTGCCGGCCGAACTGGAGCTCGCGCCAGACCAGGTACAGCCCGACCAGCGGGATCACCAGAACCGCGATCCCGAGTCCGATCGCCACCGGGTCGCCCGTGCCGATCAGCAGCACGCCGCGCCAGCCGAGCAGACCGGCGTACGCGACGAAGACGACCGCGATGACCGCTACGGCTCTCTTGGCGGACATCTCAGCCGAGGTCCATGAAGTGCTCGAGCCCGACGGTGAGCCCGGGCGTCTCGACGATCTTGCGGACGCCGAGCAGGACACCGGGCATGAACGACTCGCGGTGGATCGAGTCGTGCCGGATCGTCAGCGTCTCGCCGACGTCGCCGAGCAGGACCTCCTGGTGCGCGACCAGCCCGCGCAGCCGGATGCTGTGCACGGGGATCTCGTCGACGGCCGCTCCCCGCGCGCCCTCGATCCCGGTGCTCGTAGCGTCCGGGAGCAGCCCCGAACCGGCGGCCTTGCGGGCTTGCGCGATGAGTTGCGCGGTCCGCCCCGCGGTACCGGACGGGGCGTCGACCTTGTCCGGGTGGTGCAGCTCGATGATCTCGACCGATTCGTAGTACGGCGCGGCCCTGGCGGCGAACTGCATCATCAGCACGGCGCCGATGGAGAAGTTGGGGGCGATCAGGACCCCGGTGCCGGCGCTTGCCTCGAGCTGCGCGCGCAGCGTCGCCAGCCGCTCCTCGGTGAAGCCGGTGGTTCCGACGACCGCGTGGATGCCGTGCTCGATGCACCAGGCCAGGTTGTCCATCACGACCTCGGGGCGGGTGAAGTCGACGACCACCTCGGCACCGGCCGTGCCGAGCGCCTCGAGCTCGTCGCCATGGTCGAGCGCCGCGACCAGCTCCAGGCCGTCCGCCGCCTCGACGGCCAGGCACGACTGAGCCCCCATCTTTCCTTTGGCGCCCAGCACCGCAACCTTGATCATCCGTACCCTCTCCTAGCGCCCGACCCGTCCGGGCAAGGATCTCACTGCGCCGCCGCCGGCCGGCGCTCAGGGAGTCTGGCGGGCCAGCTCGGCGGCCGGGACGTAGACCAGCAGATTCATCGTGGCGCTGGGAGGCGCGACCAGTTCGTAGTCGGTCTTGAAGTCCAGGCCGCAGCTGCGGAGCGCCTCGACGTCCAGCTGGGTGACCCGCCGGTTGAAGATCAGCAGCGGCGTGCGCGGGTCGGGGCGAGGTTGGTGTCCGGAGCAGACCTCGACGATGCCGGCCACGGTCCGCTGACGCTCCCGGGGCGCGATCCAGGCTTCGCCGAAGGGACGGCCGCGCAGCACCAGGATGGTGCCGGCCATCTTGTCGAAACCGATGATCGGGCGGCCCGACGGGGTCGTATAGGGCTTCAGGAGGTTGTTCAGCCCGTCGAACCGGCGCGCCTTCGCAGGGGCCACCTTCAGATCGCCCAGCGGCTTGAGATCAGTGGCCGTGGTGAGTTCGCTGTACGGCTCGGAGCGATAGGGGTTGAGGATCAGCCCGCCGTACGAGATGGCGGCCACGGCGACGAGCGCGCCGGCGGCGACCACGGCGGTCGTCGTACGGGCGACTGCTGGGGCCTTGCCGATGCTGGTGAGCACCGCGATCATCAGCGCTGCCCAGGCGGCGAACGCGTTGAAGCCGATCATGAAGGGCGGGGTGTTGGTCCCGAACGCCTGCACGAACGGCAGTACGGCGAGCAGGCCGAGGATGACCCAGGAGCGGAGATTCTCCCTGCCTGGCGACCATTGCCCGGTGACCAGTGCGGTGACGGCCGTGATCAGAGCGACGAGTACGGCGGCCAGCAGGGTGACCTGGAACTTGCCGTTGTTCGCCGTACCGCCTTGGAGCCCGCCCTTGTCGAGCGCCTGGTAGACCGAGACCGCCAGACCGGCCGCGGTGAGCAGCCAGGCGGGGATTCGCAGTACGGGCTTGCGGGCGACGACGGCGACCGCTGCGGCGATCAGCAGCGAGAAGTGCTGCTTGACCGTCCTGCCGAGCAGCTCGGTGCTGGTGGTCCAGTACATCTGGATCAGGGTCGCCGGAGTGTAGGAGGTGTCGGCGATGAAGCGATTGACCGCGAGAACCCCAGGCACCGCCACGGTCAGGCTGACCACGAAGAGATGAACCACGATCGCGACCACGACGACCCCGGCCAGGGCCCACAGGATCCCGCGCCCGACTGCCTTGACGCCTTGACCGCTCAGCACCACGATCGCGGCCACCACGATCAGGCCGATCACCACCACCGACGACCACTTCGCCACCACCATCACGCCGATCACCAGCCCCGCCAGCACGAGCGCCCAGACCGGCGGCTTGCGATCCTGCTCGATCGCCGCGGCGGCCCAGAGCACGCACGAGACCACGGTGATCGAACCGAGCAGCACCACATCGTTGTACGCCGGGCTGAGCGGCAGCCAGCTGTAACACATTCCCCCGGCCGCGGCGATCGCCGCGACTCCCGCGACCTCCCAGATTCTCGTCTTCGGCGCCTCCGGCCGGCGGACCCGCAGCCACCGCATGAAGCTCCAGCCGAAGAACGCGTGCGCCAGCACCACCGTCACCAGCCGGAAGACGCGAAGGCCGACGATGTCCCAGCCGAGAAGCTGGAAGACCGGCCCGTAGATGTACTGGATCCCGGTCAACGCCAGCGGATTGCTACTCCACCACCGGTACGACAGCAGGTAGTAGCCCTCATCGGTGATGTCGAACCCGTGGTCGACGGTCCTCGCCGCGGTCACCACCCAGACGGCGATCACCACACCGGCGAGAGCGATCACCGCCCACAACCCACCCCGCACCCGCGAGGTGACGCCGTCCGGAACCACACCAGAGCTCACCGAAGCACCCTAGATCACTGCTCAGATCCAGCGCCCGCGGACTGCACGTGAACTTGCCGGGGTCTGCTTGTCGGCGTACAAGCAGACCCCGGCGAAGCATCAAGCGGACCGACCGTCAAGGACTCCGGGTTCAACAGCAGACTGCGGCGTCACCCGCTTCCAACCTCCGGGCAGACCTCCGGCTTGATCTGGAAGAACTGCACCGAACTGACGCGGTCGCCCCAGTCGTCACCACCGGTCTCGTAGGCACTCAGGTCCCACACCCGTGACGGCGTCCCGCGGTAGCCGGCCGGTTTGATGCTGATGCAGGAGCCCCGGTAGTTCTTGTCGGCGAACAGGACCATCCAGTACGGGGACTTGTTCCACAGCGAGTGCGCCTTGTCGCCGTGGCCCTCGGGGTGCAGATCCGGCACCGACCGATCGAGCTGCTTCGCGTCTCCGTTGAAGTTCCGGTCGTGCCACAGACAACCGAGCGGAGCGAAGCAGGTTTCCTGCACCTTCGCCTGCGCCGGTGCCGGGGACAGCAGGCCAACAGCCGCGACGCCCGAGGCTGCCACGAGGCCGACCAGCTTTCGTGCCGAGGTGAACTTTCCTTGTTTGCGAATCTGCACAGTTCCTCCGAAGATCGGTTCGAACCTGGTTGAGCTCCCATCGTGTGACCACCGAACCCGCGGTAGGGCAATCCCGGACGAATCCGGATATGAGTCTCGGCCGCCGGTCGCTCCGGCAGCTGGTGCAGCAGTTCTGATCAGCCGGTGCTGACAAAACTGTTCCTGGTGGTTCGGACAACCAGTACTAGGTGAGTGACGCCGAGTAGCTCGACTGGGCGTCTTCGGCGAAGTGGCAGGAGACGGTCTGCCCGGTCGGGATCTCTCGCAGCTCCGGCACCTCGACGGAGCACCGCGCCTCGGCGCGCAGGCAGCGCGTGTGGAAGCGGCAGCCGGAAGGCGGGCTGACCGGGGACGGCGGGTCGCCCGCGAGGACGATCCGTTTGCGGCCCTGGCGCGCGAGACCGGGCTCGGCCGACAGCAGCGCCTGGGTATACGGATGAGCCGGTACGTCGTACACCTCGTGGTGCTCGCCCAGCTCGGCCACCCGCCCCAGATACATCACCGCGACGCGATCGGACACGTGCCGCACCACCGACAGGTCGTGGGCCACGAAGATGATGCTCAGCCCGAGCTCGCGCTGCAGCCGCATCAACAGGTTCACCACCTGCGCCTGCACGGAGAGGTCCAGCGCGGACACCGGCTCGTCGCAGAGCAGCACATCGGGGTTCAGCGCGATGGCCCGGGCGATCCCGATCCGCTGTCGCTGACCACCCGAGAACTGATGCGGGAACCGCGTCTCGTCCTCGGCCCGCAGACCGACCAGCTCCAGCAGCTCCCGCACCCGGGAACGGATGTTCAGGCCCTTCGACACGTCCGGGTGCACCTCGAGCGGCTCAGCCACGATCTCGCCGACGCGCATCCGCGGATTCAGACTCGAGTACGGGTCCTGGAAGACCACCTGCACGTTGCGACGCCACCGCCGCAGCTCGCGCCCGCCCATCTTGCTGACGTCGGCCCCGCCGTAGAGCACCGACCCGGAGGTCGGCTTCTCCAACGCCGCGAGCAGTCGCACGAGCGTCGACTTGCCGCAGCCCGACTCCCCCACGATGCCGAGCGACTCGCCCTTCCGCAGTACGAGATCCACGCCGTCGACAGCGCGGACCACCGTCTTCTGACCGAACGAGAACGCCGGGCTGATGTCGTAGTGCTTCACCAGTTCCGTTGCCCTCAGCAACACATCATTCATCGGACCGCCTCCTGCGCAGGCATCGACGTACGGCGAATGCAGGCCGCGTCCCGTCCGGGCGCGACCGTCAGCAACGGCGGCACCGTGACGGCGCAGTCCTCGATCGCGTGCGGACAACGGGTCCGGAAGGCACAGCCTGACGGGATCGCCCGCAACGAAGGCGGCGTACCGGGGATGGTCGGCAGTTCCTGACCCTTCAGGTCGGCCGACGGCATCGAGCCCAGCAGCCCTTCCGTATAAGGATGAACCGGACGCTCCAAGGCCTCCGCCGTAGCAGCTCGTTCGACCACATGCCCGGCGTACATCACCACCACGTTGTCGGCCACGTCCGCCACCACACCGAGGTCGTGGGTGATCAGCACGACGCCCATGTCCCGCTCGGCCTGCAGTTCCGCGATCAGCTCGAGGATCTGCGCCTGCACCGTCACGTCGAGTGCGGTCGTCGGCTCGTCGGCGATCAGTACGTCGGGGTCCAGCGCCAGCGCCATCGCCAGCATCACCCGCTGCCGCATCCCACCGGAGAACTCGTGCGGATAGTCGTGCACCCGCTTCGCGGCGGCCGGGATCCGCACCTGGTCGAGCATCTCGGCCGCCCGTTTCATCGCGTCCGAATTCGACAGCCCACGATGCACCCGGTAGCACTCGGCGATCTGCTTGCCGACCGACTGCACCGGGTTGAGCGCCGACAACGAGTCCTGGAACACCATCGTGATCCGGTCGCCGACGATCCTGCGCCGTTCCTTCACCGTCATCGCGATCAGGTCCGCGCCCCGGTACTTCGCCGTACCGGACACGATCCGCCCCGGCGGCATCTCCAGGATGCCGGTCAGTGCCTGGGTGGAGACGCTCTTCCCCGATCCCGATTCCCCGAGAATCGCCAGCGTCTCACCCGCCCGGACCTGCCAGGACACCCCATCGACCGCCCGCACCCGCCCCCGGGGGGTGTCGAACTCGACGCTGAGGTCCTCGACCTCGAGCAGTACTTCGCCCATCGTGTCGGTCATCTCAGCAACTTCGGGTCGAGGGCGTCGCGGATCGAGTCGCCGATGATCATGAACGAGATCGTCATCGTCGAGATGAACAGCGCCGGCCAGACGAACAGGTGTGGGGTGTCCCGGAACGACGCCGCGACCCCGAACTGCGAACCCCAGGAGATCGACGGCGGCTGCAGTCCGACGCCCAGGAAGGTGAGCGCCGCCTCCAGGCCGACCATGCCGCCGATGCCCAGCGTCGTCATCGCCAGCAACGGGGCCATCGCGTTGGGGAACACGTGTTTGCGGAGGATCCGCAGCGGCGGTACGCCGACCGAGCGGGCGGCCAGCACGTACTCGCGGTTGCGGATCGTGAAGACCGTCGAGCGCATCAACCGCATCCCGCCGGGCCAGCCGATCACCAGGATCACCCCGACGATGATCCAGATGCTGCGGTTCGGCACCGAGTTCAGGATGACGATCAGGATCACGATGCCGGGGACGGCGAAGAGCACGTCGGCGGTGCGCGAGATCAGCGCGTCGACCGCACCGGGGAAGTACCCGGCCAGCAGACCGAGTGAACCGGCGAGCACGAAGATGCCGAAGCTCGCGATCAGGCTGACCAGCACCGACGGGCGGGCGCCGTACACGACGTTGGCGAAGTAGTCGCAGCCCTGGATGT encodes:
- a CDS encoding ABC transporter permease, with protein sequence MSELQAVAGAESQDLADGRTLSNRELLRALLRKPQFIVCSLLLLVFFLMAAVPKLFTSVDPRLCELGKSRQGSGPGHPFGFDIQGCDYFANVVYGARPSVLVSLIASFGIFVLAGSLGLLAGYFPGAVDALISRTADVLFAVPGIVILIVILNSVPNRSIWIIVGVILVIGWPGGMRLMRSTVFTIRNREYVLAARSVGVPPLRILRKHVFPNAMAPLLAMTTLGIGGMVGLEAALTFLGVGLQPPSISWGSQFGVAASFRDTPHLFVWPALFISTMTISFMIIGDSIRDALDPKLLR
- a CDS encoding peptidase inhibitor family I36 protein, yielding MQIRKQGKFTSARKLVGLVAASGVAAVGLLSPAPAQAKVQETCFAPLGCLWHDRNFNGDAKQLDRSVPDLHPEGHGDKAHSLWNKSPYWMVLFADKNYRGSCISIKPAGYRGTPSRVWDLSAYETGGDDWGDRVSSVQFFQIKPEVCPEVGSG
- the dapB gene encoding 4-hydroxy-tetrahydrodipicolinate reductase, giving the protein MIKVAVLGAKGKMGAQSCLAVEAADGLELVAALDHGDELEALGTAGAEVVVDFTRPEVVMDNLAWCIEHGIHAVVGTTGFTEERLATLRAQLEASAGTGVLIAPNFSIGAVLMMQFAARAAPYYESVEIIELHHPDKVDAPSGTAGRTAQLIAQARKAAGSGLLPDATSTGIEGARGAAVDEIPVHSIRLRGLVAHQEVLLGDVGETLTIRHDSIHRESFMPGVLLGVRKIVETPGLTVGLEHFMDLG
- a CDS encoding ABC transporter ATP-binding protein yields the protein MTDTMGEVLLEVEDLSVEFDTPRGRVRAVDGVSWQVRAGETLAILGESGSGKSVSTQALTGILEMPPGRIVSGTAKYRGADLIAMTVKERRRIVGDRITMVFQDSLSALNPVQSVGKQIAECYRVHRGLSNSDAMKRAAEMLDQVRIPAAAKRVHDYPHEFSGGMRQRVMLAMALALDPDVLIADEPTTALDVTVQAQILELIAELQAERDMGVVLITHDLGVVADVADNVVVMYAGHVVERAATAEALERPVHPYTEGLLGSMPSADLKGQELPTIPGTPPSLRAIPSGCAFRTRCPHAIEDCAVTVPPLLTVAPGRDAACIRRTSMPAQEAVR
- a CDS encoding ABC transporter ATP-binding protein, coding for MNDVLLRATELVKHYDISPAFSFGQKTVVRAVDGVDLVLRKGESLGIVGESGCGKSTLVRLLAALEKPTSGSVLYGGADVSKMGGRELRRWRRNVQVVFQDPYSSLNPRMRVGEIVAEPLEVHPDVSKGLNIRSRVRELLELVGLRAEDETRFPHQFSGGQRQRIGIARAIALNPDVLLCDEPVSALDLSVQAQVVNLLMRLQRELGLSIIFVAHDLSVVRHVSDRVAVMYLGRVAELGEHHEVYDVPAHPYTQALLSAEPGLARQGRKRIVLAGDPPSPVSPPSGCRFHTRCLRAEARCSVEVPELREIPTGQTVSCHFAEDAQSSYSASLT